The following proteins are encoded in a genomic region of Spirosoma sp. SC4-14:
- a CDS encoding FtsX-like permease family protein, translated as MKIRYLKVLRDITSDYAKNAMLVLAIALGVFGIGCILGGYVVVRREMTANYRGTLPASATIELEDSISRSLVDSVKRLPILKEADRRATLTARMNVNDKWYPILLFVIDDFHNLRISKFHRLSGPTEPALGSMLVERTALSMMEAQEGATITVKTRNGSPKPVRIAGIVHDPALAPAWQEQAGYGYITLATLRWLGENHQFDQLKIQVASNEDSAPHITDQARMVSAWLEKKGYKVHEIQVPPPNRHPHQSQMEAVMTIFIVFSYLILLLGSILVATSMATLMVKQVRQIGVMKTIGATSGQIAGLYLVMLVILCMVALAVSIPLSRLAASVLYSRIATLLNIELTDASIPNWVPLLQVATGMLIPVLVVAFPVIRGSRLPVRQALDNYGVSQSGVTPSWWFVRLASLRFLSETFLLSLRNVFRQRTRLAMTLGLLAAGGAMFMTALNVSSAWDANLSRIYTQRLYDLEIRLDNPMQVNKAIAQLKNMAGIKQVEIGSFAPVSIAQTGPYAVSHTYPDKGHGSFTVLALPVPTRLLNPTVVEGHWLNRQSATDVVLNQLARRKGMKLGDTLLLSVGDKPTTWRIIGFTEDVGSAATAYVSIDALARYIPSSGCSAMLRIAFANRDRAFVKTKINEVENRLERENIAVRSSVPVWLLHNAIAGHMRILINSLMAMAILMALVGTLGLLSTMSMNMMERTREIGVMRALGATPSRIRNLIVWEGLTIGAFSIFLAFVLSLLLSTYLGQFIGNMAFRTPLSLAILPLALGIWVILIVVGSYLATLFPARRANRLTTREALAYE; from the coding sequence ATGAAGATTAGATATCTGAAGGTCCTGCGCGACATTACATCAGATTATGCCAAAAATGCAATGCTGGTGCTGGCCATTGCGCTTGGCGTGTTTGGCATTGGTTGCATTCTGGGTGGTTATGTCGTCGTTCGTCGGGAGATGACTGCCAATTATAGGGGTACATTGCCCGCTTCGGCCACAATTGAGCTGGAGGATTCAATTTCCCGTAGTCTGGTCGATAGCGTCAAACGCTTGCCCATTCTGAAAGAAGCCGACCGTCGGGCTACTCTAACGGCTCGAATGAACGTCAATGACAAATGGTACCCGATTCTGCTATTTGTGATCGATGATTTCCACAACCTCCGTATCAGCAAATTCCATCGGCTATCGGGCCCCACCGAACCCGCGTTAGGTAGTATGCTGGTCGAACGGACGGCGTTGAGTATGATGGAGGCTCAGGAGGGAGCCACAATTACAGTGAAAACCCGAAACGGGAGCCCTAAACCGGTTCGAATAGCAGGAATTGTTCACGATCCGGCGCTGGCTCCGGCATGGCAGGAGCAGGCAGGATATGGGTATATTACGCTGGCAACGCTACGTTGGCTAGGCGAGAATCACCAGTTCGATCAGCTCAAAATACAAGTGGCCTCCAACGAAGATTCGGCACCCCACATTACTGATCAGGCCCGAATGGTTTCGGCCTGGTTAGAAAAGAAAGGTTACAAAGTTCATGAAATTCAGGTGCCGCCCCCTAACCGGCATCCACACCAGAGCCAGATGGAAGCCGTGATGACCATTTTCATCGTGTTTAGCTATCTGATTCTACTCCTGGGGTCTATTCTGGTTGCCACATCGATGGCAACGCTGATGGTGAAACAGGTTCGGCAGATTGGGGTTATGAAAACAATTGGCGCTACATCGGGCCAGATTGCCGGTCTTTATCTGGTTATGCTGGTCATTCTTTGTATGGTTGCTCTGGCAGTCAGTATTCCGCTAAGCCGGTTAGCCGCGTCGGTCTTGTATTCGCGCATTGCCACCCTGCTCAATATTGAACTCACTGATGCCAGCATTCCAAACTGGGTTCCGTTGTTGCAAGTTGCTACAGGAATGCTGATTCCTGTATTGGTGGTTGCGTTTCCGGTAATTCGGGGGAGCCGACTGCCAGTTCGCCAGGCACTGGACAATTATGGCGTGTCGCAGTCGGGGGTAACTCCGTCTTGGTGGTTCGTGCGGTTGGCTTCGCTTCGTTTTCTGAGCGAAACGTTTCTGCTTTCGTTACGAAACGTGTTTCGTCAACGAACCCGACTAGCCATGACATTAGGGCTTTTGGCAGCAGGTGGGGCCATGTTTATGACGGCGCTGAATGTGTCGTCGGCCTGGGATGCGAACCTGAGCCGAATTTATACGCAACGGTTATATGACCTCGAAATTCGGTTAGACAATCCCATGCAAGTCAACAAGGCCATTGCTCAATTGAAGAATATGGCTGGCATAAAACAGGTTGAGATCGGTAGTTTTGCTCCGGTATCTATTGCCCAAACGGGGCCTTATGCCGTTTCACATACTTATCCCGATAAAGGACATGGTAGTTTTACGGTGCTCGCGCTCCCCGTTCCAACACGACTACTGAACCCTACAGTGGTGGAGGGACACTGGCTGAATAGGCAGTCGGCAACCGATGTTGTACTGAATCAGTTGGCCAGAAGAAAAGGAATGAAACTAGGCGATACGCTACTGCTCTCTGTTGGCGACAAACCTACAACCTGGCGCATTATTGGCTTTACGGAAGATGTGGGTTCTGCGGCCACAGCCTACGTTTCTATTGACGCGTTAGCCAGATACATACCTTCCTCGGGTTGCTCGGCCATGCTCCGTATCGCCTTTGCCAATCGCGACCGGGCTTTCGTCAAAACAAAAATCAACGAAGTTGAAAACCGCCTTGAGCGCGAAAATATTGCTGTTCGGTCGAGTGTACCGGTTTGGTTATTGCACAATGCCATTGCCGGTCATATGCGGATTCTGATTAACTCGCTGATGGCGATGGCTATTCTGATGGCGCTGGTCGGAACGCTGGGTCTGTTATCGACCATGAGTATGAACATGATGGAACGAACGCGCGAAATTGGTGTGATGCGAGCCCTTGGAGCAACACCCAGCCGAATCCGCAATCTGATTGTGTGGGAAGGGTTGACCATTGGCGCATTCAGTATTTTTCTGGCTTTTGTGCTCTCCCTATTGCTATCAACTTATCTTGGGCAGTTTATTGGAAACATGGCTTTTCGGACACCATTAAGTCTGGCTATTTTGCCCCTGGCTTTAGGCATTTGGGTCATTCTTATTGTGGTTGGTTCGTATCTGGCTACCCTGTTTCCTGCCCGGCGGGCTAATCGGCTTACCACCCGCGAAGCGTTGGCCTATGAGTAA
- a CDS encoding ABC transporter ATP-binding protein: MQHKTIIELAEVTKTFTLASGTFQALKRVSLTISSGQLVAITGKSGSGKSTLLNIITGIDKPTAGSVLVNGVRIDKLSESALASWRGQTIGVVFQFFQLLPTLTILENVMLPMDFCNTYPKAERKSRALQLLEQVDIREQANKFPSALSGGQQQRVAIARALANDPPILVADEPTGNLDSQTASAIFQLFAKLARAGKTVIVVTHEKEFSTRFEHTIAIADGVITDSTAVSA, translated from the coding sequence GTGCAACACAAAACGATAATCGAACTAGCCGAGGTAACAAAGACTTTTACACTGGCATCCGGTACATTTCAGGCGTTAAAACGGGTCTCGCTCACAATTTCGTCGGGCCAGTTGGTGGCCATAACCGGCAAATCGGGTAGCGGCAAATCAACACTACTCAACATCATTACTGGCATCGACAAACCTACCGCAGGAAGCGTACTGGTGAATGGCGTTCGGATCGATAAACTGTCGGAAAGTGCGCTGGCATCCTGGCGCGGCCAGACTATTGGTGTCGTGTTCCAGTTCTTTCAGTTGCTGCCAACGCTGACTATTCTGGAAAATGTGATGCTACCTATGGATTTCTGCAACACCTACCCGAAGGCTGAGCGAAAAAGCCGGGCCTTGCAATTATTAGAACAGGTCGACATTCGTGAGCAGGCCAACAAGTTTCCGTCGGCACTTTCGGGCGGGCAGCAACAACGGGTAGCTATAGCCAGGGCGCTGGCCAATGACCCGCCGATTCTGGTAGCCGACGAACCTACCGGTAATCTGGATTCGCAAACGGCTTCGGCTATTTTTCAGCTCTTTGCCAAACTGGCGCGGGCCGGTAAAACGGTTATTGTGGTCACGCATGAGAAAGAGTTCTCGACCCGGTTTGAACATACTATTGCTATTGCCGACGGTGTCATTACAGATTCAACGGCGGTATCCGCTTAA
- a CDS encoding AraC family transcriptional regulator gives MAALFEQLSLIVIYAGIAQGIFVTLLLNNKSVRGSRANWFLSVLLLAMSFSVLHTMFAGRVITHFAIKSYALGDPSFFLIAPLLWFYVQELTGRRVRLSFQTVAHLFPCIVSAFFSLFLTHFSIANPLIDYLNGHRSWSSGVFWFCMVVQFSAYLFFIHKRWLTYQKLIEQEVSNTENVSIGWVRFFMGVFLAITLTFLLMLLNVIHHGTMFWSGRTIAVIFSLSIFALGYKGILQKEIFNRPITGNQQVLPEPASETPAKKPEQQLIDRLLQYMADEKPYLDPELTLSDLAKRLHISRSVLSQLINEGIGDNFYNFVNRYRVEQVKAYMNNPAMKHLNLLGLALEAGFKSKSTFNLIFKRFTGQTPSEYLKRND, from the coding sequence TTGGCAGCACTCTTCGAACAGCTTTCCTTAATTGTCATATATGCAGGCATTGCACAAGGGATTTTTGTGACTCTGTTGCTAAACAACAAGAGCGTTCGTGGAAGCCGGGCTAATTGGTTTCTGTCGGTGCTGTTGCTGGCCATGTCGTTCAGTGTCCTGCACACGATGTTTGCGGGCAGGGTCATTACGCACTTCGCCATCAAATCGTATGCGCTGGGCGATCCCAGTTTTTTCCTGATCGCTCCGTTGCTCTGGTTTTATGTCCAGGAACTAACCGGCCGTCGGGTTAGGCTGTCTTTTCAAACAGTGGCGCATCTGTTTCCGTGTATTGTTTCTGCCTTTTTCTCCTTATTTCTGACCCATTTTTCGATAGCCAATCCGCTGATTGATTACCTGAATGGCCATCGGTCCTGGAGTTCGGGAGTGTTCTGGTTTTGTATGGTTGTTCAGTTTTCTGCCTATCTGTTTTTTATTCATAAACGATGGCTGACTTACCAGAAACTGATTGAGCAGGAAGTGTCGAATACCGAAAACGTGAGTATTGGCTGGGTGCGGTTTTTTATGGGGGTTTTTCTGGCCATTACCCTTACTTTCCTGCTCATGTTGCTTAATGTGATTCATCATGGCACTATGTTCTGGTCGGGTCGGACTATTGCGGTCATTTTCTCGCTGTCGATTTTTGCGCTGGGCTACAAAGGCATTCTCCAGAAAGAAATTTTTAATAGGCCCATCACCGGCAATCAGCAGGTGTTGCCAGAGCCAGCATCCGAAACACCCGCCAAAAAGCCGGAACAACAACTCATCGACCGCCTGCTGCAATACATGGCCGATGAAAAACCTTATCTCGATCCTGAACTAACCCTGAGCGATCTGGCAAAACGACTGCACATTAGCCGAAGCGTACTCTCGCAATTGATTAATGAAGGTATTGGCGATAACTTCTACAATTTCGTCAACCGATACCGGGTCGAGCAGGTAAAAGCGTATATGAACAACCCCGCCATGAAGCACCTGAATCTGCTGGGACTGGCGCTGGAAGCTGGCTTCAAATCTAAATCGACCTTCAACCTGATCTTCAAACGCTTCACCGGTCAAACGCCAAGTGAGTATCTGAAAAGGAATGATTGA
- a CDS encoding NAD(P)H-binding protein, with the protein MKIVVTGSLGHIGKPLTWELLSKGHSVTVISSNSEKRAAIEALGATAAIGSVDDVNFLTTALADADANAIFAMVPPNFAETDQVAYYRRITGNYVRAIAQTGVERVVLLSSYGAHLDKDTGFILGAHHAETILNTLPGNIAITHLRAGYFYYNLFGFTDMIKSAGFIGTNYGGDDLIVLVAPVDIAAVAAEELLKPATGITIRYVASDERTASEIAQGLGAAIGKPDLQWLVLTSEQMKEGMEMRGLPAHVIASFVELGASLHSGDLLNDYNQHKPVLGKVKLEDFAREFAAAF; encoded by the coding sequence ATGAAAATTGTAGTAACGGGTTCGTTAGGCCATATTGGTAAACCATTGACCTGGGAGTTGCTCTCGAAAGGGCATTCGGTAACGGTCATCAGCAGTAATTCTGAAAAACGGGCTGCCATTGAAGCTCTGGGCGCTACGGCCGCCATTGGGTCGGTAGACGATGTTAATTTTCTGACCACTGCCTTAGCCGATGCCGATGCCAACGCTATTTTTGCGATGGTACCGCCCAACTTTGCCGAAACGGATCAGGTAGCGTATTACCGCCGAATTACCGGCAACTACGTACGGGCAATTGCACAGACGGGAGTGGAGCGGGTGGTTCTGTTGAGTAGCTACGGGGCGCATCTGGATAAAGACACGGGCTTTATTCTCGGTGCTCATCATGCCGAAACCATTCTTAATACGCTGCCCGGCAACATAGCCATTACGCACCTGCGGGCGGGCTATTTCTACTATAATCTGTTCGGATTTACTGACATGATTAAAAGCGCTGGTTTCATCGGAACCAACTATGGCGGTGATGATCTGATAGTGCTTGTTGCTCCTGTGGATATAGCGGCTGTGGCTGCGGAAGAGTTGCTAAAACCCGCTACCGGCATAACCATACGGTATGTAGCCAGCGATGAGCGTACGGCTAGCGAGATTGCTCAGGGATTGGGGGCCGCCATTGGTAAGCCAGATTTACAATGGCTTGTTCTGACCAGTGAGCAAATGAAGGAGGGGATGGAAATGCGAGGACTGCCTGCACACGTAATTGCCAGCTTTGTAGAGTTAGGAGCCAGCCTGCATAGTGGAGATTTGCTGAACGATTATAACCAGCATAAGCCAGTCTTAGGCAAGGTAAAGCTGGAGGATTTTGCCCGCGAATTTGCTGCTGCTTTTTAA
- a CDS encoding helix-turn-helix transcriptional regulator, translated as MSDTGPRRFKTIAEFHQSRGLPKPDHPQISVIDVASMPHFLEKETGLVKDFYSIALKRNPNVRMKYGQQEYDFNEGVMFFMAPGQVLRIEVDQDSPVQQSGWMLLVHPDFLWNTSLAKTIKQYEYFDYSVNEALFLSEKEEITIVNIMQNIQQEYHSPIDQFSQGVIIAQLELLLTYSDRFYHRQFITRKIANHRILDRLESLLANYFNSDQLVTKGLPTVQFIAETLNVSPNYLSTLLKVLTGQSTQQHIHDKLIEKAKEKLSTTDLSVGEIAYTLGFEHSQSFSKLFRNKTNLSPLEFRQSFN; from the coding sequence ATGTCAGACACAGGACCCCGCCGATTTAAGACCATCGCTGAATTTCACCAGTCCAGAGGGTTGCCCAAACCCGACCATCCACAGATTAGTGTTATCGACGTGGCCAGCATGCCGCATTTTCTTGAAAAAGAAACGGGGCTGGTAAAGGATTTTTATTCCATCGCACTGAAACGGAATCCTAATGTTCGAATGAAATATGGGCAACAGGAATATGATTTCAACGAAGGGGTTATGTTTTTTATGGCACCGGGTCAGGTGCTTCGCATTGAGGTCGACCAGGACTCGCCCGTGCAGCAGTCTGGCTGGATGTTGCTGGTGCATCCCGACTTTTTGTGGAATACATCGCTGGCCAAAACCATCAAACAATACGAGTATTTCGACTATTCAGTCAATGAAGCACTGTTTCTTTCCGAAAAAGAAGAGATAACCATTGTCAACATCATGCAGAATATTCAGCAGGAATATCATTCGCCCATCGATCAATTTAGCCAGGGGGTTATCATTGCCCAACTGGAATTGCTGCTGACGTATTCGGACCGGTTTTATCATCGCCAGTTTATCACCCGAAAAATTGCGAACCATCGGATTCTGGATCGACTGGAGAGCCTGCTGGCCAACTATTTCAACAGCGATCAGTTAGTGACGAAAGGCTTGCCCACAGTTCAGTTTATTGCTGAAACATTAAACGTATCGCCCAATTATCTGAGCACTCTGCTAAAAGTACTGACCGGCCAAAGTACGCAGCAGCACATTCATGATAAGTTGATCGAAAAAGCCAAGGAGAAACTGTCGACAACCGATTTGTCGGTCGGCGAAATTGCCTATACATTGGGGTTTGAGCATTCGCAGTCGTTCAGCAAATTATTCAGAAACAAAACCAATCTGTCACCACTCGAATTTCGGCAATCGTTCAATTGA
- a CDS encoding DoxX family protein — protein sequence MQFILAASFVWAAWMKLFQSIGSLSAMWPWTGQVPLGLVKFTGIVDFLGAMGLLLPSLLRIRPGLTPLTAMAILVLMLCASIFHIMRGEASLIGANIVFASMAAFIAWGRFTKAPIASE from the coding sequence GTGCAATTCATTTTAGCGGCCAGTTTTGTCTGGGCGGCCTGGATGAAGTTGTTTCAGTCGATCGGCAGTTTATCGGCCATGTGGCCCTGGACGGGTCAGGTGCCGCTGGGGCTGGTTAAATTTACCGGAATCGTGGATTTTCTGGGAGCTATGGGGCTTCTGTTGCCCTCGCTGCTTCGCATTCGGCCGGGCCTGACGCCCCTAACGGCGATGGCTATACTTGTTCTTATGCTATGCGCCAGCATTTTTCACATCATGCGGGGCGAAGCATCGCTCATTGGAGCCAATATTGTTTTTGCTAGTATGGCCGCTTTTATAGCCTGGGGTCGATTTACAAAAGCACCGATTGCATCGGAATGA
- a CDS encoding helix-turn-helix domain-containing protein: protein MLNGDRCPKTMLSIKDALDAVEGKWKLLILFALSSGPKRFTQLAKEVNGITDKTLSKELKSLEGNQLVKRVVYDTFPPTVEYSITSHGMSLEKVIEELHYWGLAHRKLIIGK, encoded by the coding sequence ATGCTGAACGGAGACAGATGCCCCAAAACAATGCTGTCGATTAAGGATGCGTTAGATGCGGTGGAAGGCAAATGGAAGTTGCTGATCCTATTCGCTCTCTCGTCGGGGCCCAAACGATTTACGCAGCTAGCCAAGGAAGTCAATGGAATCACCGATAAAACACTATCGAAGGAATTGAAAAGCCTGGAAGGAAATCAATTGGTGAAACGAGTCGTCTATGATACGTTCCCGCCAACCGTAGAATATTCCATCACGTCACACGGCATGTCGCTGGAGAAAGTAATCGAAGAACTACACTACTGGGGGTTAGCCCATCGGAAACTGATTATCGGGAAATGA
- a CDS encoding SDR family oxidoreductase codes for MKKLNGKKAVVVGGSRGTGLAIANALVEAGATLLVVGRNETSLAEVAALLPDIQTLSADATDETTITAIFQDEPDIVVLAAGAMPPYKPLQQLDWDTFSTNWNTDVKAAFLIAHYALNAPVKPNTLVVFIASGAALFGSPISGGYAGSKRTQLFLANYAQEASNRLKLGLRFLTLAPFRLMQDTGVGDVVIPAYAAYSGMSESDFKARMSLPQTKEDVAASVVAMAIQPPSLEEGNAWFVTEKGVLTEPNLRTMMGM; via the coding sequence ATGAAAAAGCTAAATGGAAAAAAAGCAGTAGTAGTCGGTGGCAGTCGTGGTACGGGACTAGCTATCGCTAATGCATTGGTCGAGGCAGGGGCTACCCTGTTAGTCGTTGGCCGAAATGAAACGTCGCTGGCAGAAGTAGCCGCTTTGTTGCCGGATATACAAACACTGTCGGCCGATGCTACCGATGAAACAACCATTACGGCCATTTTTCAGGATGAACCAGATATTGTTGTGCTGGCCGCTGGTGCAATGCCACCCTATAAACCTCTGCAACAGTTAGACTGGGATACATTCAGCACAAATTGGAATACAGATGTAAAAGCTGCCTTTCTCATTGCCCATTATGCACTTAATGCACCCGTTAAACCCAATACGCTGGTAGTGTTCATTGCCAGCGGAGCCGCATTGTTTGGTTCGCCCATTTCGGGAGGGTACGCAGGCTCAAAACGAACGCAGCTATTTCTTGCCAACTACGCTCAGGAAGCGTCGAATCGGCTAAAACTAGGGTTGCGTTTTCTGACTCTTGCTCCATTTCGACTGATGCAGGATACCGGCGTGGGCGATGTTGTTATTCCGGCCTATGCTGCGTATAGCGGTATGTCGGAGAGCGATTTTAAAGCCCGAATGAGCCTGCCCCAAACGAAAGAAGACGTTGCCGCGAGTGTTGTCGCTATGGCTATTCAACCTCCATCCCTGGAAGAAGGAAATGCCTGGTTTGTGACAGAAAAAGGTGTACTGACCGAACCGAATCTAAGAACGATGATGGGAATGTGA